One genomic window of Carassius gibelio isolate Cgi1373 ecotype wild population from Czech Republic chromosome A10, carGib1.2-hapl.c, whole genome shotgun sequence includes the following:
- the LOC128021473 gene encoding uncharacterized protein LOC128021473 isoform X1 has product MADECLHSVQLELEAVGKQIRDLEQRQAKLRERRAALESSRADAHKSGVSIQRAVNGPTTSTPCVSLRRPGAPRTRSSQMSFTATPGHHGPWVHPQRRTRAGSRATTSPPPAFELSIQNRFAPLHETGRDAVIIGDSIVRHIPAILKDDESPRAVVLHAGVNDTTLRQTETLKRDFRSLIETVRSTTPAATIVVSGPLPTYRRGHERFSRLFALNEWLLSWCKEQKLLFVNNWNLFWERPRLFRADGLHPSRIGAELLSDNISRTLRSM; this is encoded by the exons atggcggatgaatgtctccactctgtgcagctcgagctcgaggccgtggggaagcagattcgcgacctggaacagaggcaggccaagctgagagagcggagagccgcgctggaatcatcccgggctgacgctcacaagtccggggtaagtatacagcgtgctgttaacggtcccaccacgtctactccgtgtgtttctctgcgcaggcccggtgcacccaggacgcgatcttcccagatgtccttcactgcgacgccgggacaccacggaccctgggtgcatccacagcggaggacgcgagccgggtcccgggcgactacttctccccctcctgccttcgagctctccatccagaaccgcttcgctcccctccacgagacaggacgcgacgctgtgatcatcggagactccatcgtccgacac atacccgcgatcctgaaggacgacgagagccctagagcggtcgtgcttcacgccggggttaacgacaccacgctgcggcagacggagacgctgaagagggacttcaggagcctgatcgagacggttcgcagcacgacgcccgcggcgacgatcgtcgtgtcaggaccactgcccacgtatcgacgaggacacgaaaggttcagtagactttttgctttaaatgaatggttgttgtcatggtgtaaagaacagaaactgctatttgttaataactggaatcttttctgggagcgtcctagactgtttcgcgctgatggattacaccccagcagaattggagcggagcttctctctgacaacatctccaggacacttcgctccatgtga
- the LOC128021473 gene encoding uncharacterized protein LOC128021473 isoform X2 yields the protein MADECLHSVQLELEAVGKQIRDLEQRQAKLRERRAALESSRADAHKSGARCTQDAIFPDVLHCDAGTPRTLGASTAEDASRVPGDYFSPSCLRALHPEPLRSPPRDRTRRCDHRRLHRPTHTRDPEGRREP from the exons atggcggatgaatgtctccactctgtgcagctcgagctcgaggccgtggggaagcagattcgcgacctggaacagaggcaggccaagctgagagagcggagagccgcgctggaatcatcccgggctgacgctcacaagtccggg gcccggtgcacccaggacgcgatcttcccagatgtccttcactgcgacgccgggacaccacggaccctgggtgcatccacagcggaggacgcgagccgggtcccgggcgactacttctccccctcctgccttcgagctctccatccagaaccgcttcgctcccctccacgagacaggacgcgacgctgtgatcatcggagactccatcgtccgacac atacccgcgatcctgaaggacgacgagagccctag